TTCTTGTGAATGCAACTTGCAATGACGCCTTTCTTTTTCAGCACCAGAAGTAAGAAGTCTAAAAGAATTAGACCGAGGAATACCGCAACCAGGACGATTCCTAGTGTTGAGCCAGCTGTAAGTGCTCCCGGTTCTCGCTCTGAAGAATAACATCCTTCTTTAATTTCTTTGTAGACAATATCGTGGTTTAGTTATATCATATCACTAGGGGGTTCTAGGTTCCATTATTTTGGGTTAGTAGGCATAGATGATACATGATTGGTTCTCAATTCGTCggaatattttgtatcttgTTCCTTTGGTTAATTTTGAAGTTTCTTAagtatattacttatttttaataaggatcctcgattatttaatttataactacaatatttattacattcctCATGCACTACATTTATCTGACGTCAGGATTTAAAAGAAATGCAAgtaaaataacaaagaaaaggaaattgcattaatatttaaagaaatgcaATGGTATTGTCCCGTAAACCTGTTgagaattttttatgtttgtaagGTCTACTTAAGAATTAcactttgaaaatttattatttattacgttaaaaaaataactcgtGCACTTGAGTTATCAAGGCTTATTCAGTCTcagttccgggttcgatttaTTATTGAGGatgaaaacaaatacaatcaaatataaattgataGGATAGTATGAAAATTGTTCGCATAAACATAATCAGAAACACACATTTACCTGGTAATGTGATGTATGTTGAAGCAATCGATGAATTTCCGAGAACATTGTGAGCGACCAGCTCGAAGTAATACGTCATATTTCCttctaaattgtttaaataaaactcattTGTTGGGTCAAGAGTTTCTTCTATGCATTCATTATTTTGAATTGCCAGATAAACCACCTAAAATAATTGcagtatgtataatatttatccaaagatcaaaataaattatatttaataaataattacaaatatattaccgGACAATAGCGAATAACGTAGTAATCAATTTGTTCGCCGTTATCTTCTCCAACTTTCCATTTAAGGATTCCATTCTTTATCGATTCTATATCTGTACTCCAAGTAGGTTCTTCGGGGCTCGATCTGAAACAATGCCTTATTATTAGTTCGAAACGTTCCTTAGACAGTGATaacgaaatttttattattatgtgagctttaaataatatatgttattgaCGTAGCATcagaaatattaaagaaagtGGCGGAAAGTTCTCGTATAAGCACGTCGGCTTAAAAGCGTTACTACCAACTGCACGTGATTGTATCTAAGTCCTCCATCTAGAAAGTCGCAACACGTCTAACGTCTGAaactagttaaaaaaaattaactgatATTAactagaatttattaaattattaactactCAACGTTTCGAACGCTTTTAAGAAATTGAGGTCAGAGAGACTGCCACATCATTAAAACagatgtttaaatgtgtaggTGCTtaaatcaaagaaaatatttcgaaacagttttaactaaaaatcgtacaattaattaactaatgtAACTTACTTTTCAAGTGTAACAAATTCGAGATAATTGCTCCAAGATCCAGCTCCCACATCATTGACAGCTgcgaatttaattaaataactactATTTGGCttcaacttatttattttgtacggCCTATCGATTGACCACGTTCGGttaatatgtatatctgtGATATTGTAATTGTTCAAAAGATCGTATTCCGAAGTGAAGCCCACGACCGGCGGTCCATTAATTTGCTCTGGTCCTACGATAGCAAATATCACAGACGTTGAAGTAATATTCATTACTATCgcctgaaaaaaaataatgttgaaacacgacaaataaagtttattgttaaaatatacaataatgcGAAACAAGCTGTTGTTTGTTTAGTAGCAGACGATGACACAATATTACTAGTGGATGCTCAAGGTTCGTTATTAACagaagcagtgttggtctagtgccTTCATCGTGCGACCCTCATCTAtgaggtcgaaggttcgattcccggctgtgcaccaaagaACTTTATATGTCCGcgtttaatattcgctcgaacggcgaaggaaaacatcgtgaggaaacagagttgccttagacccaaaaagtcgacggcgtgtatcaggcacatgaggctgatcaactacttgcctattagattgacaaatgatcatgaaacagatatagaaatcggAGACCCAGACCTACAACCTttctagcgccactgatttgcTTTTTTCTTACTATGACTTTTCTGtgacaaaattgttttaaagactcttaatctataaataataagcatTTAAACATTAATCTTTATTAGGTTTGTATTAGATGCTTTATTTGAAAGCCTCAAGAATGTGATATTAGTTGGTCTGTTTAAGCACACAACCATGATTCACGCTAATTGTAAGGGAATTTATGacttaaatgtcaaaactgaaatgcttaaattttttgtatggaATCTCTCTGTTGGCCTTTTCAGCTCAGCTCAGGCTGTTTTAACAAACGTATGGGCTTGGGCTTTTTACAGCGAGTAATGCAAGAATATCTACAGCGAGACTTGGCActcggcttgggccgtcgcGTTCCTCACGTAGTAGGGCGCGCCGGTGGATATGGGAGGGGATACAATGCGCGAAGACTTCTGTAGCGCAGGTCATGCATGGTGGGATACAGGCCTTGTACAGGGTCACCTTGTGTCTAAGGGACATCTGTAGCCTTTTATTCAGGAGGAATTAGAGGCGAGAGAGGACAAACGAGGCCTTCTTGCGAACGGCGGCTATGTGCTTACAGAAGTACATGCCGCTATCGTGACTCCTAGATATTTGATTGTTCATTACGATACAAAAGATTCACATAGTATGTATAAACATTTCTCACATTTCTAATCGGTGGCGGTGCGAAGCCTTCTAAAAATACGACGACTTTCTTGGCGGTACCGTACTCGTTTTTGGCTATGCATTCATAAACCCCGTACATTGTGTCGTTTTCAAAAATAACGGgtacattattattgtttagtatAATCCTGTTGATTTCCAATTGTTCTTCTGTTGATATATCTCGACTTTCGTATCTGAAATTGTAGATATAACCGATGAATGTATGAAGACTTGGAAAActaagtttcatcatcggacgtcgaggcagaatacgaaattccacccgtatcacctcgacgtccgacgttccacaactgagcgtttttgccgcgcaacaccactatgtggaattAGCTGCcgctaattcgacttagggcccttaagaaaagagcgtaccaattcttaaaacagCAGCAACGTTCTTGCTAGCCCTTTGGCAaagtgagtgtctatgggcggcgttatcacttatcatcagGTTACTGCCGgtttgttacattaaaaaaaaaacaatttagtcttatttttattagaagtTTATAGAGCTAATATGAAACGTCGAACAGTTCCTCATATCCAGTTCAtgctattgtttttattatcattttggGTTGATAAATACGTACCTCCAAGTTATATTAGCCGGGGGATTACTCTCCTGATCGCAGGTTAGGTTAACTGTATTTCCATTCCAACCCCAGACATTCTCAATCGGTTCTTTGAACACCGGTTTGTAAAATACAGTTAAATACATTTCAGCGGTTACCGAGTCCGCtggaaaaattataatataactgtAGTAACTTGATGAATGACTAGCCCCTACTTATTAAACAAGATGTCTTAGGGTGGTTTTAGGGAGtactttatactttatttaattcattctttgatttttcttaaaacCGTACGATTCAATACAATTTAGATTAAGCCTAGTTAGTACCTAACCGACAAactaaaccaaatataaaCTCTAAGCGTGGTTATAactgaaatatcaaaaagctaTAATCCAAGATCGAAATTGTATACTACTTGAATGTATTTTGATgcatatttgaaattaccACTCGAACCGAgtctataacaaaaactttagggGGTTTTAATCGATATTTAAGACTTTTTGAAGTTGGTTTTAGGGGGAAAATTCTGTAGGAGTTGGTATCACTGCCTACAGAGAACGCGGGTCAGTACTGATTGAGGATTCAGTGGACCATGGTGGTATTGACGGGGTGGACCGAATTGGGTTTGGTAGATTGTGATTAAAAGCGAGATCAGTGCCCTGAAGTCGCTGCTATAATTTAAGCTAAAGTGTTATAAGTAATGTAAATAGGAatcaatctaaattaaattttgtatgataATAATTCTTGTCTTTACTACTCACTTGTATTACTCACAAGACGCCCTCTAAACCGATGACGATGTCAATATCGATggatatatttacaaaatattttagaaaatgaaatatCCAGTCGTGCGAATCCGGGAAAGTCCACTAGcataaatttaagtaaaattcattaatttaaggTAGCAAGGAGATCAAGCTTCTCTCCGTAACAATACAAAACTCCATTTCCATTCATATAATGGAGTTCGCGACTTCAGAGTAATGTACCACAACCGTTAAATACTaggttaaaattgtattaattacatatagtGACAACCCTATTATAGACTACAAGATTTGGGCGATGGTAGTTTAATACTTCTACTTACCATCATTTGTTGCATTACAAATGTAGCTCCCCTCGTGACTTCTATTAACTCTTAGAAAAGATAAATACATCTCTGTTTCAGTATCACTTATAACTTTGCTGTCCCAAACTATACTggaagaaatatacatttatgataatttaagttaatttggACTGCCCATAGGAGGATTTTAATGTACAAGTGTATGCGCACAAAGACAGGTACACTTTATATTGTGGAATGGAAAAATAAGGAACTATCCGAAGCGATGGGTCTTCAGCCCAAATTCAGAACCGACAGATTTATAATACGTGGTCCTCGGATAATTCTTAGTCAgcataaaaattgaattaatgcAATTTAAAGATTTCTTAAAACTGAAACGGCATATAAAACATAGAGAaagcctttttttataatcgtgGAAGAAATACTATTTGAGGGCGAGGGAACGCCTCGCAacgaaaatatgtaataatcaCTTACATATCCTCGTAGCTCAATGCCTACGGGGATATGAGGGCATTCTCTCTGGTACTTAGAGTGGTGAGTGAGCAATACGCAATAAAACAACCACTCCGGTTATCGCTTGCGCATTCTAGTTGGGCCTCCACGGCTTTGCCTAACCTCCAAAATGCGTTACGCGCTAGGAGAGGAGCATTCCTTTTCCTACGTTGTTCTCCACTTCCAGCTCGAATCGAGTCAGTGAAGAAACGCAACTCAGACTACTTTACTGACATAACTTAGAGCCACCCTAGCAACATATCTAAATTTTgagcaataaattaaatttaccttAAATCGTCAGATTCACCGAAAAAGGCAACATTTATTTGCGGAACAGGAATCCCTTCCGCTCGGCATACAAGTTGTACGGTGCCATCTTCCACAGCCGTTGCATTTTTAAACTGCGTTATTTTTGGTGGAACTAAGacctgttaaattattatttataatatgtagttCAGTAGTGGTTGGGGCATTGTAATttgttcatttaaataaaacagagaacgccttttttgtattttaaatggtATGTTTCAGAGTTGTTATCAAATACGAGAAAGTATTCATCACATTCTGATTTTAAATcagattctttttttaaataaatcgtcCGTGCGATTTTTGAGTACTGTTGGAAACAGGTGAAAAGTGtagttaaaaatatctaatcgAACAGACGGCggaaaatgaaattatttatataaggaATATTTACTGTCACTATTTAACTACTTACGTTCAATCTTATTTGCTTTGACACATTTCCAGCTGTATTTGAAGCTGTACATTCGTATATTCCCGTATCGTTCTTATCAACATtttcaaattctattttattcaATGTTTGCTTATAGTTCGGTTTGCCGTCAACATGGGCCTTAAAACAAACATAgcgaaattatttttccttcttAGTCTTATGCACTAACGTTATTGAAGCACAGCACCGGTATTCTGTAACTTAAACGATAGCGATATCGATTTCGacgtttttgtttgtattggAAGTTACTGAGTATCACCGCTGATCCGTCTCTCCACATAACAAAGTATTTACTCTATTTACACTTTGCCAGAAAGAGACGTATTTTGTAGCATTATAAGACAGATTCTTTATAGAAATGGTTGaccatataatttattatgttaattaaaagaaGTAACTGCTAAGTGATTTCAAGTGTGATAGACAAAATCATGTTTTAACTTAAACTATACAAATGTCGAAACCATATATTATTGtcatttaattcaaaaataaccttatatttaaaaggaaAGATAGAATACACTAATCCCAATAATATAACTTACGTTTTTGTAAATCTTCTTCCAGCTGTACTCTGGCGGTGGTGTTCCACTTGCGATACACTCCATCGAAATAGACGCTCCTTCATAAGCAATATTTTCAGGAACAGCAACAAGTTCGACTATTTCTGGCATTGTTACTACCTAAGAATTTGTTTTcagtgataaataaaatattgattacacttatccaattattaaaaaaaaaaaataactcttTCCATAGTATCTtaccatttataaaaatcaaacacaccactacacgcaatactGGTCGAGagagtttgcttatcttgccgaagccgcgtacaaataatttgaagaagtctattaagtattagggtgtgcaattatttaatcaattaccgaCTAAAATTCGTTATATTAGCGCGTctaaccaattcaaaagggtattaaagatacatatcaAAATGAGCCTATGATATTATTAGTACTAAaatgataaagaaaaatatgtttactttCTTGGTTTTAATTGTTGATACGTAAATATACCCATCATtaccaaatttattaaaacccaCTGGATAGATAATCTTAGCATACttatcaaaaacttaaaaatatatgaacaaTACTTAAggtctaattttaaaaagctaTACCTCAACTTTAATGTCGATGGCAACTTCTTCGCCAGTTTCGTAATCAGCAGCAACGCATTTGTACACGCCGTTGTCTTCTATACTAATGTTGTGTATTAATAATCCTTCTGATGATATCTCGTACTTATTATCATCTGTTATCTATttgggaataaaataaaatctattctGTAGAGAGACAATTAAAactctaataaaaataaacaatacgaATACTAAATCGTTTTAGTTGAAAGTTCACACATCTACGAAATctgtataagaaaaaaaagctttattacgtaataaaaaaggatttaTACTTAAAAGAGAAGCCAAGCTAGTCTTTTCCATTTGACATATCAGATCAATCTTTTaacaactatttt
This Pieris napi chromosome 16, ilPieNapi1.2, whole genome shotgun sequence DNA region includes the following protein-coding sequences:
- the LOC125057438 gene encoding fasciclin-2-like isoform X1; this encodes MNWRYLVFRLTLFVIISECSTCFIGNQNHEYRLKTGSSFYMECRCDERPPSVVILKWFGPNDKEIMPPGPGTKSNVYTEWWDDLTNSLYITHMSKSSSGEYKCFTVYNETHYVHTYDVQAYEAPYFINTKETQYVINGSDALITCEAKGDINPLISWHKDNFEPIEITDDNKYEISSEGLLIHNISIEDNGVYKCVAADYETGEEVAIDIKVEVVTMPEIVELVAVPENIAYEGASISMECIASGTPPPEYSWKKIYKNAHVDGKPNYKQTLNKIEFENVDKNDTGIYECTASNTAGNVSKQIRLNVLVPPKITQFKNATAVEDGTVQLVCRAEGIPVPQINVAFFGESDDLSIVWDSKVISDTETEMYLSFLRVNRSHEGSYICNATNDADSVTAEMYLTVFYKPVFKEPIENVWGWNGNTVNLTCDQESNPPANITWRYESRDISTEEQLEINRIILNNNNVPVIFENDTMYGVYECIAKNEYGTAKKVVVFLEGFAPPPIRNAIVMNITSTSVIFAIVGPEQINGPPVVGFTSEYDLLNNYNITDIHINRTWSIDRPYKINKLKPNSSYLIKFAAVNDVGAGSWSNYLEFVTLEKHCFRSSPEEPTWSTDIESIKNGILKWKVGEDNGEQIDYYVIRYCPVVYLAIQNNECIEETLDPTNEFYLNNLEGNMTYYFELVAHNVLGNSSIASTYITLPEREPGALTAGSTLGIVLVAVFLGLILLDFLLLVLKKKGVIASCIHKKDKKTETINARDRKGLLRENTEIGRSSDGPKEFEYNKNTGVVTGKHSAV
- the LOC125057438 gene encoding fasciclin-2-like isoform X2 — encoded protein: MNWRYLVFRLTLFVIISECSTCFIGNQNHEYRLKTGSSFYMECRCDERPPSVVILKWFGPNDKEIMPPGPGTKSNVYTEWWDDLTNSLYITHMSKSSSGEYKCFTVYNETHYVHTYDVQAYEAPYFINTKETQYVINGSDALITCEAKGDINPLISWHKDNFEPIEITDDNKYEISSEGLLIHNISIEDNGVYKCVAADYETGEEVAIDIKVEVVTMPEIVELVAVPENIAYEGASISMECIASGTPPPEYSWKKIYKNAHVDGKPNYKQTLNKIEFENVDKNDTGIYECTASNTAGNVSKQIRLNVLVPPKITQFKNATAVEDGTVQLVCRAEGIPVPQINVAFFGESDDLSIVWDSKVISDTETEMYLSFLRVNRSHEGSYICNATNDADSVTAEMYLTVFYKPVFKEPIENVWGWNGNTVNLTCDQESNPPANITWRYESRDISTEEQLEINRIILNNNNVPVIFENDTMYGVYECIAKNEYGTAKKVVVFLEGFAPPPIRNAIVMNITSTSVIFAIVGPEQINGPPVVGFTSEYDLLNNYNITDIHINRTWSIDRPYKINKLKPNSSYLIKFAAVNDVGAGSWSNYLEFVTLEKSSPEEPTWSTDIESIKNGILKWKVGEDNGEQIDYYVIRYCPVVYLAIQNNECIEETLDPTNEFYLNNLEGNMTYYFELVAHNVLGNSSIASTYITLPEREPGALTAGSTLGIVLVAVFLGLILLDFLLLVLKKKGVIASCIHKKDKKTETINARDRKGLLRENTEIGRSSDGPKEFEYNKNTGVVTGKHSAV
- the LOC125057438 gene encoding fasciclin-2-like isoform X3; translation: MSKSSSGEYKCFTVYNETHYVHTYDVQAYEAPYFINTKETQYVINGSDALITCEAKGDINPLISWHKDNFEPIEITDDNKYEISSEGLLIHNISIEDNGVYKCVAADYETGEEVAIDIKVEVVTMPEIVELVAVPENIAYEGASISMECIASGTPPPEYSWKKIYKNAHVDGKPNYKQTLNKIEFENVDKNDTGIYECTASNTAGNVSKQIRLNVLVPPKITQFKNATAVEDGTVQLVCRAEGIPVPQINVAFFGESDDLSIVWDSKVISDTETEMYLSFLRVNRSHEGSYICNATNDADSVTAEMYLTVFYKPVFKEPIENVWGWNGNTVNLTCDQESNPPANITWRYESRDISTEEQLEINRIILNNNNVPVIFENDTMYGVYECIAKNEYGTAKKVVVFLEGFAPPPIRNAIVMNITSTSVIFAIVGPEQINGPPVVGFTSEYDLLNNYNITDIHINRTWSIDRPYKINKLKPNSSYLIKFAAVNDVGAGSWSNYLEFVTLEKHCFRSSPEEPTWSTDIESIKNGILKWKVGEDNGEQIDYYVIRYCPVVYLAIQNNECIEETLDPTNEFYLNNLEGNMTYYFELVAHNVLGNSSIASTYITLPEREPGALTAGSTLGIVLVAVFLGLILLDFLLLVLKKKGVIASCIHKKDKKTETINARDRKGLLRENTEIGRSSDGPKEFEYNKNTGVVTGKHSAV